The uncultured Eubacteriales bacterium region GGCGATGCTGGACGTAAAGTCTACGCTGGAGGAGGAGCACCTGGCCCTCACCGGGCGCTCCTGCGCTACGGTGCTGGAGAACCTGCGTTACCTTGCGAACCGGGAAAAGCTCTATGAGATCAGAACGGTGGTGGCCCCCGGGCTGCGCTCCGCCGAGACGGTGAATACGGCCAGCAGGCTTTTGGCGGACTACCCCGCCGTGCGGTATAAGCTGATTCGGTTTCGCAGCTGGGGCGTGCGCGGCCCCATGGAAAACGAACAGAGCCCCTCCCTGGAGACTATGGAGGAGCTGAAGGCGCTGGCCCAGGCCAACGGCGTGGGCCAGATCGAGATTGTATAACCCCCCAGACAGAGAGGGGCAAAAAGGAGACAGGGAGGAGCACTATGAGCGAGTTTATGTCCTACGACCCCTGGGCCAATATCAGGACCCGGAACGGCTACACCGGGGATGAGATGATCTCCATGCTGCAAAAATCCATCCGCCGCGGGCTTGAGGACAACGCCCTGGCCGCCGCGTATGAGATGTACATCACAAGCCCTCAGTTTGAGGACAAGCTATGGCGGCGCCTGCTGGCGATCTCGGTGGAGGACGTCGGCTTTGGTGATCCCATGGCTCCCGTGCTGGTCCAGACCTATAACCAGATCCGTAAGGAATTCCTCTATGGCGACGGGGACCGCCCCATCTTCTTCGTGCATGCGATCCGCTATCTCTGCCGCAGCCAGAAGGAGCGGTCCAGCGATCATAAGAAAAACCTGATGATCAAGAAATTCGCCCACGGAGAGCTGCCCGAGGTACCCGAGTACGCCTACGATATGCACACCGTCAAGGGCCGGGAGATGGGCCGGGACGAGCACCATTTTCTCACTGAGGCGAGCCGGGTCTCCCCCCAGATGGAGCGGCCCGACATCAAGGCGGCCTACGAGGAATATCTCACCTACTGTGAGCGGGAAAAGGACAGCGAGGCACGGCCGGACGTGCAGCCCTTTGAGTACAATACCTGGCAGTTTTAAGAAAGAAGCGGGAAGGGGAGATGGGCCGATGAACTGCGACCTGTTGATTTTAGACGGCTGCCTTCTGGCCGAGGACGGAGCCGTGCTGCGGGGCATGGCGGTGGCGGTGACCGGCGGGGAGATCACCGAGGTGCTGCCCGCCGCCCAGGCGGCGGAGAAGTACCAGGCCCGGGAGACCGTCCCGGCGGAGGGCAACCTGATCCTGCCCGGCTTTGTTGACGCGCACACCCACACCTGCCAGCAGCTGCTGCGGGGGCGCACCACTGACGAGTACCCCATGATCTGGACCCGGTTTCTGGTCCCCTTTGAAGGCAGCCTTACGGCCCAAGACGTGCGCGTCAGCGCCCAGCTCGCCTGCCTGGAGATGATCAAGGCGGGGTTTACCTCCTTTGCCGACGCGGGGGGTACCCACATGAACCAGGTGGCCGAGAGCGTTATCGAGTCCGGTATGCGGGCGGCCCTGTGTCGCTCCACGATGGACATGGGGGCCGCCATTCCCGACGGCATGAAGGAGTCCTGCGACGATAACCTTCGCCATGCCGAGGAGCTGTACCGGGCTTACCAGGGCGCGGGGAACGGGCGGGTGGACATCTGGTTCGGCCTGCGTCAGGTCATGACCTGCTCCCCCGAGCTGGTGCGCAGGACGGGGGAGCTGGCCCGGGAGTACCACACCGGCATCCACGCCCACCTGTGCGAGCATAAGGACGAGGTCAGCTTCTGTCTCCAGAACTACAAAAAGCGGCCCGCGGCCTTTCTGGAGGAGATGGGGGTGCTGGGGCCCAACCTGCTCACCGCCCATAACGTGACCCTCTCCGAGTCCGACATCACCCTGATGGTCCGGCGGGAGGTCAAGTTTGTCCACTGTCCCCGGGCAAACCTCTCCAACCACGGCTTTCCCAAGACGCCGCGCATTCTGGAGTGCGGCGGTGAGATCGGCATCGGCTGCGACGGCGCGTCCGGCGTGGCGCTGGATATGTTCGACCAGCTGCGCACCCTGAAGGACGGCGTCCTGGCCTTCTGGGGCCTGCCGGTGTTTGACCCGGTGGTTCTGCCCACCCGTGAACTGCTGAAGATGTCCTCTCTGGGCGGCGCGGCCGCCATCGGGCGTAAGGACAGCCTGGGCAGCGTCGAGGCGGGGAAGAAGGCCGACCTCATTATCATCAACATCCACCAGCCCCACCTTCTGCCCAGCCAAAATTTAGCCAATACCCTTTTGGCGGGGGCCAGCGGGCGGGACGTGACCGACTCGGTCATCAACGGGCGCGTCGTTATGCGCGGCCGGCATGTGCTCACGCTGGACGAGGAGAAGATCATGGCGGACAGTACCCGGCATATGGCGGAGATCGTCTCCCGGGCGGGAATCTGACCCCCGCCGCGAGAGCGGGGCGCATTTTTGGAGGGAACGAATGAAAAAACTGATTCTGAATTGCGACACGGGGATCGACGACGCTTTCGCTCTGGCCTACGCCGCCGGGCAGCGGGACATGGAGCTTATCGGTGTGGTCGCCAGCTACGGGATGTCCTATGTGGGCAACACCTATCGCAATTCAAAGTATATTCTGCGCCTGCTGGGCTCCCAGGCGCCGGTCTACGCGGGAAGCGAGCAGCCCTTGTCCGCGCCGCCCAGGGACTATCTGGAGGCCGAGAGCCTGTTTCACGGCGCGGACGGCGTGGCGAACCTGCTGGGGCAGTACACGCCGGAGGATTTGAGCGGCGTACAGCCTGAGGGCGGCATTGATTTTATCATTGAGAGCACGAGAAAGTACGGCAAGGACCTGGTGCTGGTCACCACGGGTCCCCTCACGGACGTGGCCCGAGTGCTGGAGCGGGCTCCCTGGGTGGGGGACGAGATCGGCGGCATCGTCAGCATGGTGGGGGCCCTGGCCACCCCCGGCAACGCGAACCCTTATATGGAGGCCAACGCCGCCCTGGACCCGGAGGCCGCCAGGCAGGCGCTGGAGGCCGACCCGCCCCTCACGGTGGTCGGGCTGGACATTACCCGCAAGACCCTCTTCAGCCGAAAGGACCTGGAGCGCTGGCAGGGGATCAAAACGGAGCGCGCCGCCTTTTTCTCCGGCTGCGCCGCCCACTACTTAAAGGCTTACAGCATCAAGCACTCCTACCTGCCCGGCTGCGCCCTGCACGACCCGCTGGCGGTGGGGGTGGCCATCCACCCCGAGTGGGTGCAGACGGTGCCCATCCATCTCACCTGCGAGCTGGAGGGGGAGGCCCGGGGCCGCACCTGCGAGAACCTGGCCCGCTCCAGCGACAACTCCCCCGCCCGCACCCTGGGCGCGCTGCGGGTGGACAAGACGGCCTTTGAGCGGGAATTCTTCACCATTGTGGAATCCCTGCTGAACGCGGGGGAGTAAGTGGCTCTCTGAGGAGAGGTAGAGAAGGGGGAGACGAAATGGCAAAAAAGATCTACACTGCGGGATTTGATATCTTCCACCCGCGGCGGAAGGAGCACATGGAGGAGATCCACCGCCTCTGCGAGGCGTACGGGCTTGAACCCCACTTTCAACTCGAGGCGCCCGCGGGCGGAAAGCCGGCGGCGGGGGAGATCCTGCGGATGAACCTGGAGCGAATCGACGCGTGCGACCTCGTGTCTGCCAACCTCAACCCCTTCCGGGGACTGGAGATGGACAGCGGGACGGCTTTTGAGGTCGGGTACGCCCACGCGAGGGGAAAGCTGATCTACGGCTATATGGACGACGTAAGGCCCATGGTGGAAAAGCTGGGCGGCGAGCGGGACGCCGAGGGCTATACCGTTGAGAACTTCGGCCTGCCGCTGAATTTGATGATCGCGTGCACGGCAAAGGTGGTCCAGGGCACGCTGGAGGACTGCCTAAAGGCAATTTGTAAGGACGAAACTACTACAGCATAAGCCAAAACACGGGAGGTTTGTTTATGGGCGCATTGCTTGAGGTAAAAAACGTCACAAAAATTTATCCTGGGGGGGTGTTAGCTAACCATAATGTGGATTTCAGCGTGAACGAAGGAGAAATCCACGCCCTCGTCGGTGAAAACGGCGCCGGCAAAAGTACCCTGATGAAAATGCTCTTCGGCATGGAAGAGCCCACAGCGGGGCAGATTTTCCTGAAGGGGAAGGAAGTAAAATTCTCCTCCAGTAAGGACGCCATCGCCAGTGGAATCGGCATGGTGCACCAGCACTTTATGCTGGTCGACTCCCTCACCGGGGCCGAGAACATGATGCTGGGCCTGAAGGGCGGCGGCTTTTTTACCAACAAAAAGCGCGCCGTGGAGGAGACCGAGAAGACCTCAAAGCGCTACGGCTTTGAGATCGACGCCCGCCGCCGGGTCAGGGATATGGGCGTGGGGATGAAGCAAAAGCTTGAGATCCTGAAGATCCTGTACCGGGGCGCCACCATAATCATCCTGGACGAGCCCACGGCGGTGCTTACCCCACAGGAGACCGAGGAGCTCTTCGGGCAGCTCCTGCTTCTGAAAAAGCACGGGATGACCATCATCTTCATCTCCCACAAGCTGGGCGAGGTCAAGCGCATCAGTGACCGGATCACCATCCTGAAGTCCGGCAAGACCTTGGGCACCTACAACGCGGGGGAGATCAGCATTGAGGAGATCTCCAATCTAATGGTGGGCCGAGCCATCTCTTTCCAGTACGATAAATCTAAGATCGATACCTCCCATGAGCTGCTGCGAGTGGAGGGCCTGCGCTATAAGGACAAATTCGGCGTCGCCAAGCTAAACGGCGCGTCCCTTACCGTGTACGGCAGCGAGATCGTTGGCATCGCCGGAGTTGAGGGGAACGGTCAGGGCGAGCTGGTCAGCATCATCTCCGCCAACATGGCCTGCGCCTCGGGGACAGTTTCGCTCAAGGGGCAGGACATCACCCGGGCCACCATCAGGCAGGTGAGGCAGGCGGGGCTGTCCTATGTGCCGGAGGACAGAATGTTCAACGGCTGCGCCGCGACCATGAGCATCGAGGAAAACCTCCTGGTATCAAATATCGATAGATTTGCCGGGAAAAGCAAAATGCTCAATAAGAAGAAAATGAGCGCCCACAGCGTCAACCTGATCCGGGAGTTCAAGGTGAAGACCAGGGACGAGAACCAGCAGATCAAGGCGCTGTCCGGAGGAAACATCCAGAAGGTGATCGTCGCGCGGGAGTTCACCGCCGACAGCGACCTGCTGGTGCTTGACCAGCCCACCCGGGGCGTGGACATCGGCGCAATCTCCTTTATCCACCAGAAAATATTGGAGATGCGCATGGCGGGCAAGGGGATACTGCTGGTATCCGCCGACCTAAACGAGTTGATCGCCCTGAGCGACCGCATCCTGGTGATGTACAAGGGAGAGGTTGTGGCCGAGCTGGACAATTCCGAAAAGGTGAGTGAACAGGAGCTGGGCCTATACATGCTGGGCATCAAGAGACAGGGAGAGGTGAGCTGAATGAGCCGCGGTGGAAAAGAACGCAAGTCGTTTGACATCATGAATTATTTCAGCGCCATGCGCATCTTCGTTGCCATCCTCATCTCGCTTTTGCTGGTCTTTGTCATCATCTTTTTTGTCAGCGAGGACCCGGTGCTGGCCATCTCGAAGATGATGCTGGGTCCGCTGCAGACCAAGCGAAGCTTTTTCAACGTGGTCGAGCGGGCGGTGCCGCTGATGTTCACTGCCCTGGCGCTGAACATCTCCCTGCGCAGCGGCGTGTTTAACATCGGCTCTGATGGGTCCTTCTACATGGGCGCGGTGGTGGGTGCGGCAATCGCGCTGAAGCTGCAGCTGCCCAACATCGTGCATCAAACGGTGGCCGTGCTGTGTGCCGGTATCGTGGGCGGCATCATCAACATGCTGCCGGTCATCATCGAGCGGTACACCCGCATTCAGGCCACCGTGCTCTCCATCATGTTCAACTCCATCTTCTTCTACGTGGGCCTCTCCATCGTCAGCGCCTTCCTGCTGGACCGGAGCGGCACCTGGGGCAGCGAGGCCTTCTCGGACACCGCGAAGTTCGGAAACATGATCAAGGGAACCAGTATGCACTGGGGGTTCCTTATCCTTGTGGCGGCGGTAATCTTCATCATCTTGCTGATGGAGAAGTCCTCCTTTGGCTATAAGGTGCGTGTGACGGGCATCAACCCCAACTTCGCCAGGTCCGCCGGTATCAAGACCGGCGCGGTGGTCCTGGGCGCGCAGTTCATCGGCGGCACTGTGGCCGGCGTGGGCGGCGCGGTGGAGATGCTGGGTATGTATAAGCGTTTTCAGTGGCAGACCCAGGTCAGCTACGTGTGGGACGGCCTGCTGGTACATATGCTGGCGAATCAGAATCCGATCCTCATCCCATTCACCGCGTTCTTCATCGCCTATCTGCGCATCGGCGCGGAGATCATGTCCCGCAGCACCGACCTCGATCCCGAGGTGGTGGCTTTCCTGCAGGGCATCGTGATATTACTGGTAGCCTCTGAAAAATTCCTGTACCCCATCAAGAAACGGCACGAACAGAAAATGGCCTTGGCAGAAGCCGAGGGCGCGAATGTGGAGGGGGCGTAACTATGCTGTCTATCTTTGCATCCAGCAGCTTTTGGTTTTCTGTGCTGGCCAGTACGACTCCCGTTATGCTGGCCACCATCTCGGCGAATATCCTCACCAAGTCCGGCGTGTTTAACCTGGGCATCGAGGGCACCATGCTCATCAGCGCGCTCACCGGCGTCCTGGTGAGCGCGTATACCCAAAACCTGTTCCTGGGGGCCCTGGCGGGGGTGGCGATCGGGGTCCTGATCTCCTTCCTCCTGGGATACTTCACTCTGATCATGAACGCCCCTATGAACGCCTGCGGCGTGGCCATCAATCTGCTGGCGTCGGGCGGAACGGTCTTCGTGCTCGCCACACTGACGGGCAGCAAGATCACCAGCACCTCGCTTAAAAGCCTCACATTTCCCAATATTGATATCCCATTCCTTCGGGACATCCCCTTTCTGGGCGAGATATTGTCGGGGCATAACCTGATTACCTACCTGGGCTGGATTTTCGCCATCCTCACCTGGCTGCTCCTCTTTAAGACCAAGCTGGGTCTGAGCATACGGGCCGTGGGCGAGAACGAAGACGCCGCCCGGTCGGCCGGCATCAACATCAACGGCATGAAGTTCATCGCCCTCACCCTGTGCGGTATCTTCTGCGCCTTAGGCGGCATGTACCTCTCCATGGGCGCGCTCCGATCCTTTACGGCGGGCATGGTGGCGGGGCGCGGGTTCCTCTCCCTGGCAATGGATGCGATGAGCCAGGGCAACCCGCTGGTAGGTATGCTCAGCTCGCTGCTGTACGGTTTTTCCGACACCATTACAGTATACCTGCAGCTCTACAGCAATGTAGACCTAAAGATGATTGAGGCATTTCCATATGTGTTCATCATTCTGGTGCTCTTTGTGGTGCATCTGGTGCGCCGCGGCGTGGCAAGGCGGCGGGAGGGGCTGACGCTGTCGCAGCGGGCCCGGGCCGCCCAGTCCTGATACTTTGGTATCCCAAAAATTTCGATACAAAAAAGACGAAAGAGGTATGAACATGGCAAACGCGTACTATGATCCGTGGTCGATGACCAAAACCAAGCATGGCCTGGAGGCGGACATTGTCATCTCGGCGATGCAGAAGTGCATCCGCCGGGGCGAGGAGGAAATTGCCCTCCGTATGGCTTACGAGCTCTACACCACCTCCTCCTTCCATGAGGAGAAGATGTGGAACCGTCTGCTGGTCATCCCAGTGGAGGACATCGGCTTTGGCGACGTAAACGCGCTCTCGGTCGTGCGCGATCTGAACGAGCTGCGCAAGGATTTTCCCTATGGCGACGGGGATCGCCCCATCTTCTTCCTGTTCGCCATCCGCTACCTGTGCAAGTGCAAGAAGGAGCGCTCCACCGACCATATCAAAAATATTATCATGCGTGAGTCCGAGGCCGGGCTTGTGCCCGAGATTCCCGACTATGCCATCGATATGCACACCATTCAGGGGCGTGCCCGAGGCCGGGATGTGTTCTACTTCCTGGATGAAGCCAGCAAGGTAGAACCCGTTTGGGAAGGTTATGACGATTCCTATCGTCAGACCCTATATAAAATGTGTCAGCAGGAAACGTCCAAAGAAAACACCAATCAGGAGGAGAAAAAATGAAGAAGAAGCTCGCTTTGCTCATGGCTGGCCTGATGATGGTCACGACCCTGGCCGCGTGCGGAAACGGCGCCGCGGGCACGCCCAGCGGCAGCCCCACCGCCACTACCAGCAGCTCCCCTAGCTCCGAGCCCACCGCTGAGAAAAAGCTGATTTACCTGTTCATCAAGAACCGGGGCGACCTCTCTTACTGGGATGGTCTGGCTGAGGGCGGCGACCGCGCCTCGGTCGACTTTGCCGCGCAGGCCGACATCAAGGTGATCGAGACCACCGCGGACCTGCAGGCCAACCTCACCGCCATGTATGAGGCCGCCGACGCGGGTGCCGACCTCATCATTACCGCCAGCGACTTCAAGGACAACCTCGTCACCGTTGCCCAGGCTTATCCCGACATTGACTTCGTCATCGTCAGCGAGGATGTGGTCGACCAGTCCGACAACATCTACGGCATCGACTTCCGCAGCAGCGAGGCCGGTTTCCTCGCCGGCATCGTGGCGGCCGACGTGGCCAGCAGCGGCCTGGACGGCACCTCCGGCAGCAAGACCGTGGGCTTTATCGGCGGCATGGACGAGAGCGTTGTGATCCAGGAGTTCTTCCTGGGCTATATCCAGGGCGCCAAGTACTTTGACCCCGACGTGAAGGTGATCTACAACTATGTCGGCGGCTGGGGCGACCCGGATACTGCCAGGACCCAGGCGCTCACCCAGTATAACGACGCAAAGGCCGACATCATCTTTGCCTGCGCGGGCGGTTCGGGCAACGGCGTACACACCGCCGCGGCCACTGCCGGCAAGTACGTCATTGGCGTCGACAGCGACCAGAGCCTAATGTATGCCGAGGACGCCGATATCCAGTCCCGTTTCGTTACCTCCGTGCTCAAGCTCAGCGGCAACGGCATCTATGATACCGTCAAGCAGTATCTGGACGAGGGTACCCTCCCCTTCGGCGAGTATAAGATTCTCGGCCTGAAGGAGAACGCCGTGGGTCTGGTGGAGAACGACCTGTTCACCAGCTATGTGTCCGATGCCGGCAAGGCCGCGCTGGTCCAGGCGAAGGACGACATCTCCAGCGGCACCGTCACTGTGGAAGGCGCCCTTGGCAAGACCCAGACCGACATCAAGGCACTGATCGACGAGCTGACGAAATAAACGACCCATCCCCCAATGCAGGTTCGGAACAAATGCTGACACATGAAAGCCGGAGAGCGGCGCCGTACGGCACCGCTCTCCGGCTTTTAAATTTTGTTTCCTGCCTCTCAGGTGGAGTCCCTTTCCGCCGTCTGCTCCAGCGACTGCTGGAAGAAACGGTAATCCTGCTCCAGCTTGGGCAGCAGCGGGTAGGCCCCCTGGTGAAGCACCCAGTCCACCACCACGCCCCGGAAGTGGCGAAAGAGGAAGTCGGCCGCCCACTCGGCGGTTACGCTGGGGACCAGCCCGCCCTCGGCCTGGATGGCGGCAAGGCACTCCAGCATGGAGCGCAGGGTGAAACGAGTGGGGTCCATGGAGGCAAAGGAGGGGGCTGACAGGCGGTGGACGTAGTAACGGGCCACCAGTTTCCATCCCATCCCCTCCATGAAACCGGCGTACCCTGACAGGAGGACCCACAGCCGCTCAAGCGGAGGCTCTCCCTCATTCCCGGTCATCAGGGCCTCCATATAGGCGTCCAGGGGGGCGAACCCCCGGGCCAGCAGGGCCTCCTTGGAGGGGAAGTGATGGTAAAACGCCCCCGTGGTGATGCCCGCCCTGGCACAGATGGCCCGGATGGAGACGCGGTCGAACCCCTTCTCCCGCGCCAAATCCACCGTGGCCTTCAGGATGGCCTGCTCGGTTTCCAGGGCCTGCAGCCTTCTCCGCTCGCTATACTCCATGCGCACAGCTCCTCTTGACAACTTCACTGGGGAGGTTATATAATAAGTCACATAACATTGTTATGTGACTCTTATTATAGATTAGGATGATCGCTTTGTCAAACCCCGAGAAGATCGCCCTCCTCACCGATTCCTGCGCCGACCTCTCTCACGCTGTGCGGAAGGGGAAGGCCATCTATACGGTGCCCCTCAGGCTGACCTGCACGGACGGGGAATTCTCCGACGGTGTGGACATCACAGCTGCCGACGTATACCGCCGCCTGGAGAGGGGAGAGCTGCCCAAAACCTCTCTTCCCGGCATGGAGAGCGTGAACAGCGTCCTGGAGCAGATCCGGAAGGATGGCTACGAAAAGGTCATTGCCATCCATCTCTCCTCCGGCCTCTCCGGAACCTATAACCTGGTCCGCCTGGTGGCCGAGCAGTGGGAGGGCCTGGAGATTGCCGTATTTGACTCCCTCAGCGGAGCCATAGGCATAGGCATGACCGTGCTCCAGATCTGGGAGGATATCAAAGCGGGCATGACTTGGGAGCGGCTGGTTTCCCAGCGGGTGAACGCCCTCCTCGGCGGCACCTGTGCCTATTTCTCGGTGGACACCCTGGAGTATCTGGCCCGGGGCGGGCGTATTGGAAAGGTGACGGCCATGGCGGGCACGATGCTCTCCATCAAGCCCATCCTCGGTTTCGCCCACGATGGGCAGCTCCAGTCCGCCGCCAAGGTGCGGGGGAGAAGGCAGGTGCAGGACAAGCTGCTGGAGCTTATGCGGGAGCACGTGAGAGGACATGAAAAATACAACCTGGCCGTGACCAACGGCGGCGCTCCCGAGGAGATGCGGGAGCTTGCCAAGAAGATGAAGGCCGCCTTCCCCAGGTACGACCACTTCTGGGAGGGGGAGTTTGACGCCACCCTCAGCGTTTACATCGGCTCCGGCGTTCTGGGCGCGTGCCTGCAGATTTTAGAGTGAAATAAAGAGGACCGGCCCCCCAGGGCCGGTCCTCTCCTATTCAGCGTTTGTGCGCAAGGCCCTGGAGATATAGTCCCACGCCATGTGCGGCGGCGGCCCCGTCTGCGGCGGCGGTCACCAGCTGACGCAGGACCTTGACCCGGGTGTCCCCAGCGGCAAAGACGCCGGGGACGTTGGTGCAGGTGTCCTCCCCGGCCTTGATATAGCCGTGGTCATCCAGTTCCAGGGGAGGGGAGAAGATGGCGTTGTCCGGCATGAGCCCAACGGCAGCGAAGATACCCGCCACGCTCAGGGTGGCGCGGCCCTGGGGCCCCTCCACCTCAATGGCACTTACCTTGTCCTCGCCGTGGATCTCCACCACCTTGTGCTCCATGAGGAGCTGGACGTTGGACTTTGAGGCCAGAGCGTCGATGAGATGCTTTTCCGCCGTGAACTCCGCCCGGCGGTGAATGAGGTAGACCTGGGGGCAGATGTTGGCGAGGAAGAGGGCGTCTTCCAGCGCGGTGTTCCCGCCGCCCACCACGGCGGTGCTCTGGTTCTTGAAAAAACCGCCGTCGCAGGTGGCGCAGTAGCTCACGCCCCGGCCCGCCAGCCGCTCCTCGCCCCGCACGTCCAGCTTGCGGCGGCGCACGCCGTTGGCGATAATGACAGTCCTGGTCTCCAGCGCGCCTCGGGCGGTGGTGACCACCTTCACGTCCCCCAGGTCGGTCAGACTGGTGACGGTCTCGAACCGAATCTCGGCCCCCAAAGCGGTAGCCTGGACATAGAGGTTCATGGAGAAGTCGGACCCAGCCACGCTCTGGCTGCCCGGCCAGTTTTCAATGTCCGGGGTGGTGGCGGCCTGGCCGCCGGGAGTGCCACCCTCCAGCACCAAAGTGGTGTACCCTGCCCGTCTGGTGTAGATTGCGGCTGTCAGCCCCGCGGGGCCACCGCCGATGATGATAACGTCGTACATTGGCTCAGCTCCTTAATAAGAACTATTCTTTTTACACTATAGCACAGGAAATTCCCCTTGACAAGAGGGGAAAAGCCGTTTGGGATGTAAAATCACATTCCCAAACGGCTTTTGACTAGACTGCTTTTTCCTGGGGTGCGTTACCCTCCTCAGCGGGGCCCTCCGTGAGCGCCAGGGCCTCAGGGAAGGAGAGGATGGCTTTGAAGAGGTCCCCGTCGATCTCCAGGCGGAAGGAGCCCTGCTGGAGCTCGGTGAGGCTCCTGGCGATGGAGAGGCCCAAGCCGGAGCCCTCGGTGCTGCGGGACTCCTCCCCCCGGACGAACCGCTCCATCAGCTGCTCCGGCGGGATGTTGAGGGCCTGCCGCGAGATGTTCTTGATGGACAGGTGGATGCGCCCCTCCCATCGCCGAAGGTCGAGATAGATGCGGGTGCCGGAGAGGGCGTATTTTGCGCAGTTGGAGAAAAGGTTGTCGATCACCCGCCAGAGGTGCCGCCCGTCGGCCCAGACGTAGAGCTCGTTTCCCGGCGGGGTAAAGACTGCCTCCAGCCCCCCGGCGGCAAATCGCTCCTCATACTCGCCCAACGCCTGCTGGAGCATCTGCCC contains the following coding sequences:
- a CDS encoding EDD domain protein, DegV family, producing the protein MSNPEKIALLTDSCADLSHAVRKGKAIYTVPLRLTCTDGEFSDGVDITAADVYRRLERGELPKTSLPGMESVNSVLEQIRKDGYEKVIAIHLSSGLSGTYNLVRLVAEQWEGLEIAVFDSLSGAIGIGMTVLQIWEDIKAGMTWERLVSQRVNALLGGTCAYFSVDTLEYLARGGRIGKVTAMAGTMLSIKPILGFAHDGQLQSAAKVRGRRQVQDKLLELMREHVRGHEKYNLAVTNGGAPEEMRELAKKMKAAFPRYDHFWEGEFDATLSVYIGSGVLGACLQILE
- a CDS encoding Transcriptional regulator, TetR family: MEYSERRRLQALETEQAILKATVDLAREKGFDRVSIRAICARAGITTGAFYHHFPSKEALLARGFAPLDAYMEALMTGNEGEPPLERLWVLLSGYAGFMEGMGWKLVARYYVHRLSAPSFASMDPTRFTLRSMLECLAAIQAEGGLVPSVTAEWAADFLFRHFRGVVVDWVLHQGAYPLLPKLEQDYRFFQQSLEQTAERDST
- a CDS encoding conserved exported hypothetical protein (Evidence 4 : Homologs of previously reported genes of unknown function): MKKKLALLMAGLMMVTTLAACGNGAAGTPSGSPTATTSSSPSSEPTAEKKLIYLFIKNRGDLSYWDGLAEGGDRASVDFAAQADIKVIETTADLQANLTAMYEAADAGADLIITASDFKDNLVTVAQAYPDIDFVIVSEDVVDQSDNIYGIDFRSSEAGFLAGIVAADVASSGLDGTSGSKTVGFIGGMDESVVIQEFFLGYIQGAKYFDPDVKVIYNYVGGWGDPDTARTQALTQYNDAKADIIFACAGGSGNGVHTAAATAGKYVIGVDSDQSLMYAEDADIQSRFVTSVLKLSGNGIYDTVKQYLDEGTLPFGEYKILGLKENAVGLVENDLFTSYVSDAGKAALVQAKDDISSGTVTVEGALGKTQTDIKALIDELTK
- the trxB gene encoding Thioredoxin reductase; this translates as MYDVIIIGGGPAGLTAAIYTRRAGYTTLVLEGGTPGGQAATTPDIENWPGSQSVAGSDFSMNLYVQATALGAEIRFETVTSLTDLGDVKVVTTARGALETRTVIIANGVRRRKLDVRGEERLAGRGVSYCATCDGGFFKNQSTAVVGGGNTALEDALFLANICPQVYLIHRRAEFTAEKHLIDALASKSNVQLLMEHKVVEIHGEDKVSAIEVEGPQGRATLSVAGIFAAVGLMPDNAIFSPPLELDDHGYIKAGEDTCTNVPGVFAAGDTRVKVLRQLVTAAADGAAAAHGVGLYLQGLAHKR